One window from the genome of Dermacentor silvarum isolate Dsil-2018 chromosome 7, BIME_Dsil_1.4, whole genome shotgun sequence encodes:
- the LOC119459685 gene encoding 5-hydroxytryptamine receptor 1, protein MPPALHLELTGHRWDLGRAACDAWVSVDVASCTASILNLCMISVDRYLAITRPLTYGVRRTARRAWACIGAVWLLAALISVPPLLVLGNEHGTPIMPTCLVCQHLAYQLYATLGAFYIPLVVMLSMYWRIHRAAKRVVEAEHRARPGPRTRSLRVAVRERKASITLGIILTAFTVCWLPFFALALVRPLGGKPLPELAHSLALWLGYTNSALNPVIYVTFHHDFRRAFRDLLCLRCGKRANDNGAMVGGSANGAGQLLGRRNNNHRSWA, encoded by the coding sequence ATGCCGCCGGCCCTGCACCTCGAGCTTACGGGTCATCGCTGGGACCTGGGCCGAGCGGCCTGCGATGCCTGGGTGTCGGTGGACGTAGCGTCCTGCACCGCGTCCATCCTAAACTTGTGCATGATATCCGTGGATCGGTATCTGGCAATCACGCGGCCTTTGACCTACGGCGTGCGAAGGACGGCCCGTAGAGCGTGGGCCTGCATCGGCGCTGTCTGGCTGCTGGCGGCGCTCATCAGCGTGCCACCTCTGCTCGTGCTGGGAAACGAACATGGAACACCTATCATGCCCACCTGCCTTGTGTGCCAACATTTGGCTTACCAACTGTACGCGACACTGGGAGCGTTTTACATACCTCTCGTGGTCATGCTGTCCATGTACTGGAGAATTCACAGGGCTGCCAAGAGGGTCGTCGAGGCCGAACATAGGGCGAGACCAGGACCTCGCACAAGGAGCCTAAGGGTTGCCGTAAGGGAGCGCAAGGCTTCCATAACGTTAGGAATAATCCTGACGGCTTTCACGGTGTGCTGGTTGCCCTTCTTTGCTTTGGCACTGGTTAGGCCTCTCGGTGGGAAGCCCCTTCCAGAGCTGGCACACAGCCTCGCGCTTTGGCTTGGATACACTAACTCAGCACTGAATCCAGTCATATACGTCACATTCCATCATGATTTCCGTCGGGCGTTTCGTGACCTCTTGTGCTTGCGATGCGGCAAGCGAGCCAATGATAACGGTGCAATGGTTGGTGGAAGTGCGAACGGAGCAGGGCAGCTGCTCGGGCGAAGAAACAACAACCATCGCTCGTGGGCCTGA